The Flavobacterium faecale genome has a segment encoding these proteins:
- a CDS encoding acyltransferase family protein — MHQDVKRIQIFDIAKGISIILMIISRFSFVSLYPYLSAFQDAVMVFKMPSFVFISGYLLSDRLRFRPFLESKIDGLLKPLLSFVLSLTILEIIFYVFTADVVTLRGAIGYPTNLLRSFYHGSFDVINVSFWFIGALFLGQLSLKGFLEIRRLKKPLNYIFLVVFFMGVILLDTLKIKFYWTEYIPSFFLYLSLGYGFKQLSTRYFNGTKFFYSNKTVVFPILFLAALFVYPKLNLSTSLDLSGLLFNYHYTLVLSLLGIFTLLFVCRFIEKVPVLSAALVYCSKASFFILAYHIFILQIFTHFFDMETYNPILHTSLVVLNLAMCCLIYKLVRQIKIIRVFFYPLKTLVLNYCEVKIVNSKYLKRFFPAEDTVMN; from the coding sequence ATGCATCAAGACGTAAAGAGGATTCAGATATTTGACATAGCAAAAGGGATCAGTATTATTTTAATGATTATTAGTAGGTTCAGTTTTGTATCATTATATCCTTATTTATCTGCTTTTCAGGATGCGGTGATGGTCTTCAAAATGCCATCCTTTGTTTTTATATCTGGATATCTTTTGAGTGACCGTTTGCGTTTTAGACCCTTTCTAGAAAGTAAAATAGACGGACTACTTAAGCCCTTGCTTAGTTTTGTGTTAAGTTTGACCATTTTAGAAATTATTTTTTATGTCTTTACAGCCGATGTAGTTACGCTAAGAGGCGCTATTGGTTACCCGACTAATCTGCTTCGTTCCTTTTATCACGGTAGTTTTGATGTAATTAATGTATCATTTTGGTTTATTGGAGCATTATTTTTAGGCCAATTGTCATTAAAAGGGTTTTTGGAAATAAGAAGATTAAAAAAGCCACTAAATTATATTTTCCTAGTTGTTTTCTTTATGGGAGTAATTCTATTGGATACATTAAAAATCAAATTTTATTGGACAGAATATATTCCTTCCTTTTTCTTGTACCTATCGCTAGGATACGGATTTAAGCAGTTAAGCACAAGATATTTCAACGGGACAAAATTTTTCTACAGTAATAAGACCGTTGTTTTTCCTATTCTATTTTTGGCGGCTCTGTTTGTGTATCCAAAATTAAATTTGAGTACAAGTTTAGATTTATCAGGACTTCTTTTTAACTATCATTATACTTTGGTACTCTCCTTATTAGGTATATTTACCTTGCTGTTTGTGTGCCGTTTTATCGAGAAAGTGCCTGTTTTGTCGGCTGCTTTGGTATATTGTTCCAAAGCTAGTTTCTTTATCTTGGCATACCATATCTTTATACTTCAGATCTTTACACATTTCTTTGACATGGAGACTTACAATCCAATATTGCATACCTCTTTGGTGGTTCTTAATTTAGCTATGTGTTGTTTGATTTACAAATTGGTACGACAAATTAAAATTATAAGAGTGTTTTTCTATCCTTTGAAGACCCTTGTACTTAATTACTGCGAAGTTAAAATTGTGAATTCAAAATATTTAAAGCGATTTTTTCCTGCAGAGGATACTGTTATGAACTAA
- the lpdA gene encoding dihydrolipoyl dehydrogenase, which translates to MSSFDVVIIGSGPGGYVSAIRCAQLGFNTAIIEKYSALGGTCLNVGCIPSKALLASSHHYAEIKHFEDHGIELSGEVKVNLEKMIARKQAVVDQTSGGVKYLMDKNKITVFEGMGSFVDATHVAVAKADGTSETIEAKNIIIATGSKPSSLPFITLDKERIITSTEALKLPEVPKHLIIIGGGVIGIELGQVYLRLGAQVSVVEYMDRIIPGMDSSLSKELTKVLKKQGMKFYVSHKVKSVERAGDAVTVQAENAKGETITLEGDYALVAVGRRPYTDGLKVENAGVKMADRGQVEVNDHLQTNIPNIYAIGDVVRGAMLAHKAEEEGTMVAELIAGQKPHIDYNLIPGVVYTWPEVAAVGQTEEQLKAAGIAYKSGSFPFKALGRARASADLDGFVKILADAKTDEVLGVHMIGARTADLIAEAVVAMEYKASAEDISRMSHAHPTFAEAIKEAALAATDNRALHV; encoded by the coding sequence ATGAGTTCATTTGACGTAGTCATCATTGGTTCTGGACCAGGCGGATATGTATCAGCTATTCGTTGTGCACAGTTAGGATTTAACACAGCTATTATCGAAAAATATTCTGCTTTGGGCGGTACTTGCCTAAATGTGGGATGTATTCCATCAAAAGCATTGTTGGCATCCTCTCATCATTATGCTGAAATTAAGCACTTTGAGGATCACGGAATCGAACTTTCGGGTGAGGTAAAAGTGAATTTAGAGAAAATGATTGCTCGTAAGCAAGCGGTTGTTGATCAAACATCTGGAGGTGTTAAATACCTTATGGACAAAAATAAAATTACGGTTTTTGAAGGTATGGGATCTTTTGTAGACGCTACGCATGTTGCTGTTGCAAAAGCAGACGGTACATCTGAAACAATCGAAGCAAAAAATATAATCATTGCAACGGGTTCAAAACCGTCATCTTTGCCATTTATCACTCTTGACAAAGAAAGAATCATCACTTCGACAGAAGCGTTGAAGTTACCAGAAGTTCCTAAACACCTTATCATCATTGGTGGTGGAGTTATTGGTATCGAGTTAGGGCAAGTATACTTACGTTTAGGAGCGCAAGTTTCTGTAGTGGAGTATATGGACCGTATTATTCCAGGAATGGACAGTTCTTTATCGAAAGAATTGACAAAAGTGTTGAAAAAACAAGGAATGAAATTCTACGTTTCTCACAAAGTGAAATCGGTAGAAAGAGCTGGTGATGCAGTTACTGTTCAAGCAGAAAATGCAAAAGGCGAAACAATCACTCTTGAAGGAGATTACGCTTTGGTTGCTGTAGGGCGTCGTCCTTATACTGACGGATTGAAAGTTGAAAATGCAGGAGTAAAAATGGCTGACAGAGGTCAAGTTGAGGTAAACGATCATTTACAAACTAATATTCCTAATATCTACGCTATCGGTGATGTTGTTCGTGGAGCAATGTTAGCACACAAAGCAGAAGAAGAAGGTACTATGGTTGCTGAGTTGATTGCAGGTCAAAAACCACATATCGACTACAACTTAATCCCAGGTGTTGTGTACACATGGCCAGAAGTTGCAGCTGTAGGACAAACAGAAGAGCAATTGAAAGCTGCTGGAATAGCATACAAATCAGGAAGTTTCCCTTTCAAAGCGTTAGGTCGTGCGAGAGCAAGTGCTGATTTGGACGGATTTGTAAAAATTCTTGCCGATGCAAAAACAGATGAGGTTCTTGGTGTACACATGATTGGTGCAAGAACTGCAGATTTAATTGCCGAAGCAGTTGTTGCAATGGAATACAAAGCATCTGCCGAAGATATTTCAAGAATGTCACATGCACACCCTACGTTTGCAGAAGCAATCAAAGAAGCAGCACTAGCAGCGACAGATAACAGAGCATTACACGTATAG
- a CDS encoding NAD(P)-dependent oxidoreductase produces the protein MKKPTIGFIGLGLMGANMVENLQTRGFELIVMDLNKDAVATVIARGNATAATSPKELAEKSDIVMLALTTSAVVEKVVYGEEGIIAGIKEGAVLVDFGTSIPASTRKIGKDLAEKGVGMIDAPLGRTPAHAKDGLLNIMAGGDKETFDKVKPVLDVQGENVFHLGPLGAGHTTKLINNFMGMTTVVAMSQAFAAAKLSGVDGQQLFDIMSAGPSNSPFMKFCKNYAVDNVSDLGFSIANANKDLGYFVQMMNDLGTTSQIAEATSANLQAAVAADMGAENVPVIFDYFTELKK, from the coding sequence ATGAAAAAACCTACTATCGGATTCATCGGCTTAGGTCTTATGGGTGCAAACATGGTTGAAAACTTACAAACAAGAGGTTTCGAACTAATAGTAATGGACCTTAATAAGGATGCTGTTGCAACTGTTATAGCTCGTGGTAATGCTACTGCGGCAACATCACCAAAAGAATTAGCTGAAAAGAGCGATATCGTAATGCTTGCCTTAACGACTTCTGCAGTTGTAGAAAAAGTTGTTTATGGCGAAGAGGGGATTATTGCAGGAATCAAAGAGGGTGCTGTTTTGGTCGATTTTGGAACTTCGATTCCAGCTTCTACACGCAAAATAGGTAAAGATCTTGCCGAAAAAGGAGTTGGAATGATTGACGCTCCGCTTGGTCGTACACCAGCTCATGCCAAAGACGGTTTGCTTAACATCATGGCAGGTGGAGACAAAGAAACTTTTGATAAAGTAAAACCAGTTCTTGACGTACAAGGTGAAAACGTATTCCATTTAGGACCTTTAGGTGCGGGACATACAACCAAACTGATAAATAACTTTATGGGAATGACAACTGTAGTTGCTATGTCACAGGCTTTCGCAGCAGCGAAACTTTCCGGTGTAGATGGACAACAATTGTTTGATATCATGTCTGCTGGACCATCAAATTCGCCTTTCATGAAATTTTGTAAAAACTATGCTGTCGATAACGTAAGTGATTTAGGATTTTCTATTGCTAACGCTAATAAAGACTTAGGCTATTTTGTTCAAATGATGAACGACCTTGGTACAACTTCTCAAATTGCCGAAGCTACTTCTGCTAACCTTCAAGCTGCTGTTGCTGCTGATATGGGTGCTGAAAATGTTCCTGTAATATTTGATTACTTTACAGAATTGAAAAAATAA
- a CDS encoding choice-of-anchor I family protein, with amino-acid sequence MKNLKITLLAALFMAVGCEKDTIDNNVESVVNEDAATFAEIGTIAIGGEGAAEISAYDETTKRLFTVNNSATNQIDVVDLSNPASPKKVAVINLAPYNGASNSVATHDGTLAVALESTIDKQANGKVVVFKTSDYSLIKEITVGALPDMVTFSPDGKYIMSANEGEPNDDYSKDPNGSISIIDIASNYTVTTLDFTSLSSQATSLKAGGFRISHPTNNFAADIEPEYVTISEDSKTAWVTLQENNGVAKVDLATKTIAGIFPLGYKDFNTVANGIDISDKDGSIVFSPWKVKGLYMPDAIASYNVNGVSYFITANEGDAREYKANTDIIRIKSAKLDPTAFPDAAALQADAKMGRLNIISNMGDTDKDGDLDELFCYGGRSFTIWNGSTGSLVFDSKNDLDKRANDLNIYDDGRSDDKGSEPESVVVAKMGSKNILFVGLERADAVVIYDVTNPSAPVYLQTIKTGDAPEGLLFIPASKSPTKRSLLVVSSEGDGQVKIFQPNLK; translated from the coding sequence ATGAAAAATTTGAAAATTACATTATTAGCCGCTTTATTTATGGCGGTCGGTTGCGAAAAAGACACTATAGACAACAATGTAGAATCGGTAGTAAATGAAGATGCAGCAACTTTTGCAGAGATTGGTACTATCGCAATTGGTGGAGAAGGAGCAGCAGAAATAAGTGCTTATGACGAAACGACCAAAAGATTGTTTACGGTAAACAATAGCGCTACCAACCAAATTGATGTAGTTGATTTATCCAATCCAGCGAGTCCAAAGAAAGTTGCTGTTATTAATTTGGCTCCTTATAACGGTGCTTCTAATAGCGTAGCTACGCACGATGGTACACTAGCTGTGGCACTAGAATCTACAATTGACAAGCAGGCCAACGGAAAAGTAGTTGTTTTTAAAACATCTGATTATAGTTTGATTAAAGAAATCACAGTTGGCGCTTTGCCAGATATGGTTACTTTTTCTCCTGACGGGAAATATATTATGAGTGCTAACGAAGGAGAACCAAATGATGATTACTCCAAAGATCCAAACGGAAGTATTTCGATTATTGATATTGCTAGTAATTATACAGTAACCACTTTAGATTTTACAAGCCTTAGTTCACAAGCGACAAGTTTGAAAGCGGGAGGTTTTAGAATATCACATCCTACTAACAATTTTGCAGCAGATATCGAACCGGAATATGTTACCATATCTGAAGATTCAAAAACGGCTTGGGTAACCTTGCAAGAGAACAATGGTGTTGCAAAAGTAGATTTGGCTACGAAGACAATCGCTGGAATTTTTCCTTTGGGATATAAAGATTTTAATACCGTTGCAAACGGAATCGACATTAGTGACAAAGATGGTTCTATCGTTTTTAGTCCATGGAAAGTAAAAGGATTGTATATGCCTGATGCGATTGCAAGTTACAATGTAAATGGTGTTAGCTATTTTATTACTGCAAACGAAGGTGATGCTAGAGAATACAAAGCCAATACAGATATTATTAGAATAAAATCGGCCAAATTGGACCCAACTGCTTTTCCTGATGCTGCGGCTTTGCAAGCAGATGCAAAAATGGGACGTTTGAATATTATTTCGAACATGGGAGATACAGACAAAGATGGTGACTTGGACGAATTATTTTGTTACGGAGGACGTTCTTTCACGATTTGGAACGGCAGCACAGGGAGTTTGGTTTTTGATAGTAAAAATGATTTGGACAAACGTGCCAATGATTTGAATATTTATGATGATGGTCGTAGTGATGATAAAGGATCAGAGCCAGAATCGGTTGTAGTAGCCAAAATGGGAAGTAAAAATATCTTGTTTGTAGGGTTAGAAAGAGCCGATGCTGTAGTGATCTACGATGTAACAAACCCAAGCGCACCCGTATATTTGCAAACTATTAAAACAGGAGATGCACCCGAAGGATTATTGTTTATTCCGGCAAGTAAGAGTCCGACTAAGAGAAGCTTATTGGTGGTAAGCAGTGAAGGGGACGGGCAAGTGAAAATTTTTCAACCAAATTTGAAATAA
- a CDS encoding FAD-binding and (Fe-S)-binding domain-containing protein, with product MSLQSKFDSLSKQLEGTLLYDELHKILYSTDASAYKLTPEAVALPKSVEDIVKVVQFARENKLSITPRTAGTSLAGQTVGNGIIVDVSKYFTKIVSFDKEKKTVTVQPGVIRDELNIFLKPYGLFFGPNTSTSNRCMIGGMVGNNSSGTTSIRYGVTRDKIVEIKTVLSDGSKVSFSEITSAEFIQKTIGDSLENQIYKKLYDELSVQATQEEIKREFPKPEIHRRNTGYAVDILLKSDLFGGKEPTINVGKLLCGSEGTLGFTTEVTLKVDILPPSHNVMVVAHFHTIQESLESVLIAMKHHLYTCEMMDDTILDCTKTNREQAKNRFFIVGEPKAVMMLEVGSYESMEDAQKQADDLVADLEKNNFGYALPKIYGTDIDKINELRKAGLGLLGSIVGDNKAADSIEDTAVELSDLPNYIADFSAMMARHGQSAIYYAHAGAGEIHLRPVLNLKTKEGIFQFRNIATEVAHLVKKYRGSLSGEHGDGIVRGEFLPFMIGEQNYELLKRIKLAFDPYSVLNMGKIVNALKMDENLRFEPGRVEPDIQTIQDFSDSMGILRAAEKCNGSGDCRKLPSAGGTLCPSYRATRNERDTTRARANALRDYLTNSDKENKFDQKELYQVFDLCVSCKACASECPSNVDIASLKAEFLYQYQKANGFSLRSRIFANNAKLNHLGSGFPSFTNWVSNLSVVKSIMGVAQKREVPHLAKITFRDWYKNQKQSVVQDTLINNKVYLFCDEFTNYYDVSVGIDAFELLTTLGYEVVILNHEESGRAYLSKGFLEEAKEIANINIEIFSDVITDQAPLIGIEPSAILSFRDEYLRLAVDKPKAAKLAKNVFTIEEFFKNEITKGNIKAEQFSDEVKEIKIHGHCHQKALSTVEATFVMLNIPKNNTVTIYNSGCCGMAGSFGYEKEHYDISMQMGEDTLFPKIRSTAQTTEIAAAGTSCRHQIFDGTSRKAQHPVSILRSCLK from the coding sequence ATGTCTTTGCAATCCAAATTTGATTCTTTATCAAAACAATTAGAAGGAACATTACTGTACGACGAACTTCATAAAATATTGTATTCAACCGATGCTTCGGCATACAAATTAACTCCCGAGGCAGTTGCTTTACCCAAATCGGTAGAAGATATTGTAAAAGTGGTTCAGTTTGCACGAGAGAACAAACTTTCGATCACACCCAGAACCGCAGGAACCTCATTGGCAGGGCAAACTGTTGGAAACGGAATCATAGTTGATGTATCCAAGTATTTTACTAAAATAGTCTCTTTCGATAAAGAAAAAAAGACCGTTACTGTACAACCAGGAGTAATACGTGACGAACTCAACATATTTTTGAAACCATACGGATTGTTTTTTGGTCCGAATACTTCAACCTCTAATCGATGTATGATTGGTGGCATGGTTGGAAATAATTCTTCTGGGACGACTTCAATTCGCTACGGGGTTACTCGTGATAAGATTGTCGAAATTAAAACAGTGTTGAGTGATGGTTCGAAAGTGAGCTTTAGCGAAATCACTTCTGCTGAATTTATCCAAAAAACCATAGGAGACAGTTTAGAAAATCAAATTTATAAAAAATTATACGACGAATTATCTGTTCAGGCTACGCAAGAAGAAATCAAGAGAGAATTTCCGAAGCCTGAAATTCATCGTAGAAATACCGGTTATGCGGTAGATATTTTACTAAAATCAGATTTGTTTGGAGGTAAAGAGCCAACTATCAACGTTGGAAAACTATTGTGCGGAAGCGAAGGAACATTAGGCTTCACTACCGAAGTAACCTTGAAAGTAGATATTTTACCGCCAAGTCATAACGTAATGGTAGTAGCACATTTTCACACCATTCAAGAGAGTTTAGAGTCGGTTTTGATTGCTATGAAACATCATTTGTACACTTGCGAAATGATGGACGACACCATTCTTGATTGTACTAAAACGAATAGAGAACAAGCCAAAAATAGATTTTTTATTGTAGGTGAACCCAAAGCGGTTATGATGCTCGAAGTAGGTTCGTATGAAAGCATGGAAGATGCCCAAAAGCAAGCCGATGATTTGGTAGCTGATTTGGAGAAAAACAACTTCGGTTATGCCTTGCCAAAAATATACGGCACCGATATTGACAAAATAAACGAACTGCGCAAAGCGGGCCTCGGACTTTTGGGTAGCATTGTGGGCGATAATAAAGCGGCAGATTCTATTGAAGATACTGCTGTTGAATTAAGTGACTTGCCTAACTACATTGCCGATTTCTCAGCCATGATGGCACGTCACGGACAAAGCGCGATTTATTATGCACATGCAGGAGCAGGAGAGATTCATTTGCGCCCAGTTTTAAATTTAAAAACAAAGGAAGGAATTTTTCAGTTTCGAAATATAGCTACCGAAGTAGCCCATTTGGTTAAGAAATACAGAGGTTCCTTGAGTGGTGAACACGGTGACGGAATTGTACGTGGTGAGTTTTTGCCGTTTATGATCGGGGAGCAAAACTATGAACTGCTTAAACGCATCAAATTGGCATTCGATCCATATTCTGTTTTGAATATGGGAAAAATAGTCAATGCCTTAAAAATGGACGAAAACCTGCGTTTTGAACCCGGAAGAGTAGAACCAGACATACAAACGATTCAGGATTTCTCAGATAGTATGGGAATCCTACGTGCTGCCGAAAAGTGTAACGGTTCTGGTGATTGTCGAAAATTACCATCGGCAGGAGGGACACTTTGTCCTAGTTACCGCGCCACCCGAAACGAAAGAGACACTACTCGCGCCCGTGCCAACGCCCTACGTGACTATTTGACCAACTCGGATAAGGAGAATAAATTTGACCAAAAAGAATTGTATCAGGTATTTGACTTGTGTGTGAGCTGCAAGGCGTGCGCGAGCGAGTGCCCGAGTAATGTTGATATTGCCTCACTAAAAGCAGAATTTTTATACCAATACCAAAAAGCAAATGGCTTCTCGTTGCGATCCCGAATTTTTGCCAACAATGCCAAACTAAATCATTTGGGTAGCGGTTTTCCATCTTTTACGAATTGGGTTTCAAATCTTTCTGTGGTAAAAAGTATAATGGGTGTCGCGCAAAAACGCGAAGTACCTCATTTGGCTAAAATCACTTTTAGAGATTGGTACAAAAATCAGAAGCAATCAGTGGTTCAGGATACTTTGATCAATAATAAGGTATATCTATTTTGTGATGAGTTTACCAATTATTATGATGTTTCGGTAGGTATTGATGCGTTTGAATTGTTGACCACTTTAGGATACGAAGTCGTGATTCTAAATCATGAAGAAAGTGGAAGAGCTTATTTATCGAAAGGCTTTCTGGAAGAAGCCAAAGAAATCGCCAATATTAATATCGAAATATTCTCAGATGTAATCACAGACCAAGCACCACTTATCGGAATCGAACCTTCGGCAATCCTATCGTTTAGGGATGAATACTTACGTTTGGCGGTGGACAAACCTAAAGCTGCTAAATTGGCCAAAAATGTGTTTACCATCGAAGAATTTTTCAAAAACGAAATCACAAAAGGCAACATAAAAGCGGAACAATTTTCTGATGAGGTTAAAGAGATAAAAATCCATGGTCATTGCCACCAAAAAGCATTGAGCACCGTAGAAGCGACTTTTGTGATGCTAAATATTCCAAAAAATAATACGGTGACGATTTACAATTCGGGTTGTTGCGGAATGGCAGGATCTTTTGGGTACGAAAAAGAGCATTATGATATCAGTATGCAAATGGGAGAGGATACACTGTTTCCAAAAATTCGATCGACTGCACAAACCACAGAAATCGCTGCCGCCGGAACCAGTTGCCGCCACCAAATTTTTGATGGAACGAGTAGAAAGGCACAGCATCCGGTGAGTATTTTGAGGAGTTGTTTGAAGTAA
- a CDS encoding carbon-nitrogen hydrolase, with product MPNKKYKIAVIQLNLNDVAENNLKKCISWVRDAASQGAEVISLPELYSSHYFCQSEDVDNFSIAEPLYSTSFIAFSALAKELGVVIIVPFFEKRMAGIYHNSAYIIDTDGSEAGLYRKMHIPDDPHFYEKFYFTPGDLGFKTIPTQKGKIGTLICWDQWYPEAARLTALQGAEVLFYPTAIGWHPGEKEQYGENQYGAWMNVMKGHAVANGVYVAAANRIGLEQYIEGTAGIEFWGASFIAGPQGEILAQASHDKEEILIAEVDLDLQENVRQNWPFFRDRRIDAFGDITKRAID from the coding sequence ATGCCAAACAAAAAATATAAAATTGCCGTTATTCAGCTAAATCTTAATGACGTAGCCGAAAACAATCTAAAAAAATGTATCAGCTGGGTACGTGATGCCGCTAGTCAAGGTGCCGAAGTTATTTCGTTACCCGAATTATACAGCAGTCACTACTTTTGTCAAAGTGAAGATGTAGATAATTTTTCTATTGCAGAGCCTTTATATAGCACCTCTTTTATTGCTTTTAGCGCATTGGCAAAAGAATTGGGTGTGGTAATTATCGTTCCTTTTTTCGAAAAAAGAATGGCCGGAATCTACCACAACAGTGCCTACATTATTGATACAGATGGTAGCGAAGCTGGTTTGTACCGAAAAATGCACATTCCAGACGATCCACATTTCTACGAAAAATTCTATTTCACACCTGGAGATTTAGGCTTCAAAACGATTCCGACTCAAAAAGGTAAAATCGGAACCCTAATTTGTTGGGACCAATGGTACCCAGAAGCTGCTCGTTTGACAGCGCTTCAAGGTGCCGAAGTATTGTTCTACCCTACCGCAATTGGATGGCATCCTGGAGAAAAAGAGCAGTACGGTGAAAACCAATACGGCGCTTGGATGAATGTAATGAAGGGACATGCCGTAGCCAACGGTGTATATGTTGCCGCTGCCAACCGTATCGGCCTCGAGCAATATATTGAAGGTACTGCCGGAATCGAGTTTTGGGGAGCCTCATTTATCGCAGGACCTCAAGGCGAAATCTTAGCTCAAGCATCTCACGATAAAGAAGAGATTTTGATTGCCGAAGTTGATTTGGATCTACAAGAAAACGTTCGTCAAAACTGGCCATTTTTCAGAGACAGACGCATCGATGCCTTTGGAGACATCACCAAAAGAGCAATTGATTAA
- a CDS encoding agmatine deiminase family protein: protein MTDTKRRFPAEWEKQDGILLCFPHNGNDWPGKYEAIQWAFVEFIKKVAAVEKVFLVVADEKLKIKVADMLERARVNLTQVSYIIHKTNRSWMRDSGPIVVYNDGKREGLNFNFNGWAKYKNYQLDRNVPQKVTDFLNIPVTQVMYKGKPVIVEGGAIDVNGRGTLITSEECLMHPTIQVRNAGFTKEDYEAVFKEYLGVTNVIWLGDGVEGDDTHGHVDDLARFINEDTIVTIVELDPNDANYKPLQENLKRLQNAKLENGQSPVIVTLPMPKRLDFEDLRLPASYANFLILNKCVLVPTFNDPNDRKALNILAECFPDREIIGISAIDLIWGFGTLHCLSQQIPA from the coding sequence ATGACTGATACTAAAAGACGTTTTCCTGCTGAATGGGAAAAACAAGACGGAATTTTACTTTGTTTTCCACATAATGGAAATGATTGGCCAGGGAAATACGAAGCAATACAATGGGCTTTTGTAGAATTTATTAAAAAAGTAGCTGCGGTTGAAAAAGTATTTTTGGTTGTAGCCGATGAGAAATTAAAAATAAAAGTAGCGGATATGCTAGAGCGCGCTCGCGTAAACCTAACACAAGTATCCTACATCATACACAAGACCAACCGCAGTTGGATGCGCGACTCTGGACCTATTGTAGTGTATAACGATGGTAAAAGAGAAGGATTAAATTTCAACTTTAACGGATGGGCAAAATATAAAAATTACCAACTAGACCGAAATGTTCCTCAAAAAGTAACTGATTTTCTAAACATACCTGTAACGCAGGTCATGTACAAAGGAAAGCCCGTAATTGTAGAAGGTGGCGCAATTGATGTAAATGGTCGCGGTACTTTAATCACATCCGAAGAGTGCTTGATGCATCCGACTATTCAAGTTCGTAACGCTGGATTCACAAAAGAAGATTACGAAGCCGTTTTCAAAGAATACCTTGGAGTTACCAATGTCATTTGGTTAGGCGATGGTGTTGAAGGTGACGATACCCACGGACATGTAGATGATTTAGCCCGTTTTATAAACGAAGATACCATTGTAACTATTGTAGAATTAGACCCAAATGATGCCAATTACAAACCTTTGCAAGAAAACTTGAAGCGTTTGCAAAATGCAAAATTAGAAAATGGTCAATCTCCAGTTATTGTAACTTTACCAATGCCTAAACGTTTGGATTTTGAAGATTTGCGTTTACCTGCAAGCTATGCTAACTTTTTGATTTTGAACAAATGTGTTTTGGTGCCAACCTTCAACGATCCTAACGATCGCAAAGCACTAAACATCTTAGCAGAATGTTTCCCTGATCGCGAAATCATTGGCATTAGTGCAATTGATTTGATTTGGGGTTTTGGTACATTACACTGTCTAAGCCAACAAATCCCTGCATAA
- a CDS encoding alpha-ketoglutarate-dependent dioxygenase AlkB family protein: MDLFTPDLDPNHNLLPQAGTVNYYGFLFSQEEANHFMSVLLSEIEWKHDEAIIMGKLIVTKRKVAWYGDQEFEYTYSNRTKKAMLWTPALLELKARVEQKTGESYNSCLLNLYHSGEEGMTWHSDGEKDLKKNGAIASLSFGATRKFAFKHKDTKETVSIILENGSLLVMKDETQTHWLHRLPPTKKVSKPRINLTFRTIMK; this comes from the coding sequence ATGGACTTATTTACCCCAGACTTAGACCCAAACCACAATCTCTTACCCCAAGCCGGCACCGTAAATTATTACGGTTTTCTGTTTTCGCAAGAAGAAGCCAATCATTTTATGTCCGTTTTATTAAGTGAAATAGAGTGGAAGCACGATGAAGCTATAATTATGGGCAAACTGATTGTGACCAAACGTAAAGTAGCTTGGTACGGCGATCAAGAATTTGAATATACTTATTCGAACCGAACGAAAAAAGCAATGCTTTGGACACCCGCTTTACTAGAATTAAAAGCACGAGTAGAGCAAAAAACAGGAGAAAGTTATAATTCATGTTTGCTCAATTTGTACCATTCAGGAGAAGAAGGAATGACATGGCACAGTGATGGTGAAAAGGATTTAAAGAAGAACGGTGCTATTGCATCTTTGAGTTTTGGTGCGACCCGCAAGTTTGCTTTCAAACATAAGGATACCAAAGAGACAGTTTCGATTATATTAGAAAATGGGAGTCTGTTAGTGATGAAAGACGAAACACAAACACACTGGTTGCATCGATTACCACCCACTAAAAAAGTATCGAAACCCAGAATCAATTTGACTTTTAGAACAATTATGAAGTAA